The following are encoded in a window of Ictalurus punctatus breed USDA103 chromosome 13, Coco_2.0, whole genome shotgun sequence genomic DNA:
- the neurl4 gene encoding neuralized-like protein 4 isoform X1, whose translation MAAELHPRSGKLIGLSNSNRTAQRNQPVQEFNHGLVLSREPLRDRDVFTVRIDKKVNSWSGSIEIGVTALDPAALDFPSSATGLKGGSWIVSGCSVLKDGRSVLEEYGRDLDQLGEGDRVGIQRNGRGELHLWVNGQDCGPAASGLPSRLWAVVDLYGKCTQVTVVSCEPPPDTESEDREELQEGEVDRAASTSASSSATTSPAALVPDHEDRTGGVALPAVPAIAAVMNGSAEDAPEVTRGHGHGRPDKFPNNFDPDTVLTEHQLFDVFNNAIVSLYRSEDEGGEDSGLGGAGGSGGSSDSSRGGTGSCNGSRGGNENGVGGRADGGSGNNNSPSGNGVGGGGGNGAGTAVSNSGMTTNDALLFHEKCGTLIKLSNNNKTAERRRPLDEFNNGVVMTNRPLRHNEMFEIRIDKLVDKWSGSIEIGVTTHNPNNLDYPATMTNLRSGTIMMSGCGILTNGKGTRREYCEFSLDELQEGDHIGLMRKASGALHFYINGIDQGVAANQTPGVVYGVVDLYGMAVKVTIVHNHNHSDRLRRNNAIMRALSPDVGRPRPALSLTPDPEAPDRLLFHPNCGQKAAIVGDGRTALRPHATDDFNHGVVLSNRPLHSNEVFQVRIDKMVDKWAGSIEIGVTTHNPAYLQLPSTMTNLRSETSRIAPSVSVSPHHLFSLTGTWMMTGNGVMHNGTTILDEYGHNLDRLKAGDTVGVVRKEDGSLHFFVNGVPQGPAAWNVPPSVYAVVDLYGQAAQATIMDDMADLPPLPDDSSEGPVAMSPGSPCSVTGVSASSDLRFHQLHGTNAVITNGGRTAFRQNCRSEFNDAIVISNRCLRDGELFEIVIQKMVDRWSGSIEAGVTAIRPEELEFPNTMTDIDYDTWMLSGTAIMQDGNTMRNNYGCDLDSLGTGSRIGMMRSASGDLHYYINGVDQGVACTGLPPDVYAVIDLYGQCVQVAITSSSGPLDNSLCTSNITEKSFPIHSPVAGVAHRLHNKHGKNVVVLGDGCQAVRVGGYSHGIVFSAKELKTDELFEVKINEVDEQWSGSLHIGLTTLQPPDLPSCPLSGLSPSLTQLRSKVTWLLAGSEVRRNGVLQRQNYGCSLDRLMVGNRVGVKRCSDDTMHIFIDGEDMGSAATAVAKNVYAVLDLYGKVTAVSIVSSTLLEDTDSVKAPSLSSDSCSEGEDESTPGESEPAMVPVTMTFLENHGKNIQLSNQNLTATRVSSYNQGLLVTAHALPRLQLFQFQIDRLNTSWTSSLSLGLIAHSPDRLNFPSTACCLKRSVWLLQRDSVFHNSLKICENFGPNLDTCPEGTVLGLLVDANSCLHLYVNGMDQGVAAQDIPSPCYPLIDLYGQCEQVTIVTSHMEAVGAESGDTRCQGDMEKADMVDGIKESVCWTPPPEVNPNKTCEYQALCSRFKDLLTLPDAYFNQDAKYNLCYCESCHKLRGDEAYYKRGEPPRDYALPFGWCRFALRIKPHCDVSNSYKKWHIAYHGTSVGSLRRTLDHSQLLPADTSSVFSASPLKVEGHGSYSEPEENSAPEREIPRVHLSPTMRYSGLEVFAPKVQFRDPRSLRCHHAQVGFQVCVRPGSYKVGPQSLGISEPLDPRFNNTEIEWITKEKGGTLLYGLLIRVE comes from the exons GTGAACTCTTGGAGCGGCTCCATAGAGATCGGCGTAACGGCGCTGGACCCGGCTGCTCTCGACTTCCCCAGCAGCGCGACAGGGCTGAAGGGCGGCTCGTGGATCGTGTCCGGCTGCTCGGTGCTGAAGGACGGCCGCTCGGTCCTGGAGGAGTATGGGCGTGACCTGGACCAGCTGGGCGAGGGCGACCGCGTCGGGATCCAGCGGAACGGCCGGGGCGAGCTGCACCTGTGGGTCAACGGGCAGGACTGCGGTCCGGCAGCCAGCGGCCTGCCCTCGCGCCTGTGGGCCGTAGTGGACCTCTACGGGAAGTGCACTCAGGTCACTGTGGTCAGCTGCGAGCCTCCGCCGGATACAGAGAGCGAAGATCGGGAGGAACTACAGGAGGGAGAGGTGGACAGGGCGGCGTCTACGTCTGCGTCTTCGTCTGCCACGACGTCTCCGGCAGCTCTCGTTCCAGATCATGAGGACAGAACAGGGGGAGTGGCGTTACCCGCGGTTCCTGCCATAGCTGCGGTGATGAACGGCTCGGCTGAGGACG CGCCCGAAGTTACACGAGGACACGGACACGGCCGACCTGACAAATTCCCAAATAACTTCGATCCAGACACTG TCCTCACGGAGCACCAGCTATTCGACGTGTTTAACAACGCCATCGTGTCGCTGTACCGTTCAGAAGACGAGGGCGGAGAGGATTCGGGTTTAGGAGGAGCAGGCGGTTCAGGAGGAAGTTCAGACTCCTCCAGAGGGGGAACAGGGAGCTGTAACGGGTCCCGAGGAGGAAATGAGAACGGGGTCGGAGGTCGAGCGGATGGCGGGAGCGGAAACAATAACAGCCCGTCAGGGAACggagttggaggaggaggaggaaatggGGCGGGGACGGCGGTAAGCAACAGTGGGATGACCACCAACGACGCGCTGCTGTTCCATGAGAAGTGTGGCACGCTGATTAAActgagcaacaacaacaagacgGCCGAGAGGAGGAGACCGCTGGACGAGTTCAACAACGGTGTGGTCATGACCAACCGCCCACTCAGGCACAACGAGATGTTTGAG ATACGCATCGATAAACTGGTGGATAAATGGTCCGGATCCATCGAGATCGGAGTGACGACGCACAACCCGAACAATCTGGACTATCCTGCAACGATGACCAACTTGCGCTCAG GTACCATCATGATGAGCGGCTGTGGGATTTTGACCAACGGCAAGGGCACACGTAGGGAGTACTGTGAATTCAGCCTGGACGAGCTCCAG GAGGGGGATCATATCGGGCTGATGAGGAAAGCCAGCGGCGCTTTACACTTCTACATTAATGGCATAGATCAAG GCGTAGCAGCTAACCAGACCCCGGGTGTGGTGTACGGTGTAGTGGATCTCTACGGCATGGCGGTAAAAGTCACCATCGTCcacaatcacaaccacagtGACCGTTTACGCCGCAACAACGCCATCATGAGAGCGCTGTCGCCCGACGTGGGCCGACCCCGACCCGCCCTCTCGCTCACCCCCGACCCCGAAGCCCCGGACCGGCTACTCTTCCACCCCAACTGCGGGCAGAAAGCAGCCATCGTCGGTGACGGCAGGACGGCGCTGCGACCTCA CGCGACAGACGACTTCAATCACGGAGTCGTGCTCAGCAATCGCCCGCTGCACTCCAACGAAGTGTTCCAGGTGCGCATCGACAAGATGGTGGACAAGTGGGCGGGGTCTATAGAGATCGGCGTCACGACACATAACCCCGCCTACCTACAGCTACCGTCCACCATGACCAACCTGCGTTCag aaacatcACGTATCGCCCCGTCCGTATCTGTTTCTCCTCACCACCTCTTCTCTCTCACAGGGACGTGGATGATGACGGGGAACGGAGTGATGCACAACGGAACCACCATACTAGACGAGTACGGACACAACCTGGACCGACTAAAA GCTGGAGACACTGTCGGCGTGGTGCGGAAGGAGGACGGAAGCCTGCACTTCTTCGTCAACGGAGTTCCTCAGGGCCCGGCAGCCTGGAACGTGCCGCCCAGTGTTTACGCCGTAGTGGACCTGTACGGTCAGGCGGCTCAGGCGACCATCATGGACGACATGG CCGATCTCCCTCCTCTCCCGGACGACAGCTCCGAGGGTCCGGTCGCCATGTCGCCCGGCAGCCCGTGTTCTGTCACTGGGGTCAGTGCATCCAGTGACCTTCGCTTCCATCAGCTGCACGGCACCAACGCCGTCATCACCAACGGCGGCCGTACAGCGTTCCGTCAGAACTGCCGCAGCGAGTTCAACGACGCCATCGTCATCTCCAACAG gtGCCTTCGTGACGGTGAGTTGTTTGAGATTGTTATTCAGAAGATGGTGGATCGCTGGTCAGGATCGATAGAGGCAG GAGTGACTGCGATCAGGCCAGAGGAACTGGAGTTCCCCAACACTATGACTGACATCGATTACGATACCTGGATGCTGAG CGGCACGGCGATCATGCAGGACGGGAACACCATGAGGAATAACTACGGCTGTGATCTGGACTCACTGGGGACGGGCTCCAGGATCGGAATGATGCGTTCAGCTTCTGGAGATCTCCACTACTACATAAACGGGGTGGACCAGGGCGTGGCGTGTACCGGATTACCACCAG acgtGTATGCTGTGATAGATCTGTACGGTCAGTGTGTTCAGGTGGCCATCACCAGCTCATCTGGTCCTCTTGACAACAGCCTGTGCACCAGTAACATCACAGAGAAGAGTTTCCCAATACACTCACCAG TGGCAGGAGTGGCTCACCGACTGCACAACAAACACGGGAAGAACGTGGTGGTGCTGGGAGACGGCTGCCAGGCCGTCAGGGTGGGAGGGTATTCTCACGGCATCGTCTTCAGCGCAAAGGAGCTCAAGACGGACGAACTGTTCGAG GTGAAGATCAACGAGGTGGACGAGCAATGGTCCGGCTCGCTTCACATCGGCCTGACCACCCTGCAGCCCCCGGATCTGCCCTCCTGCCCCCTCAGCGGCCTGTCGCCCTCCCTCACACAGctcaggtcaaaggtcacctgGCTGCTCGCCGGGTCAGAGGTCAGACGCAACGGCGTGCTGCAGAGACAAAACTACGGCTGCTCGCTCGACCGACTGATG gtGGGGAACCGTGTGGGTGTGAAGAGATGCAGCGACGACACGATGCACATCTTCATTGATGGAGAGGACATGGGATCTGCAGCTACTGCTGTGGCTAAG aacgTGTACGCGGTGCTGGACCTGTACGGGAAGGTGACGGCGGTGTCCATCGTCAGTTCCACTCTGCTGGAGGACACGGACAGCGTGAAGGCTCCATCGCTCTCCTCGGACAGCTGCAGTGAGGGAGAGGACGAGTCCACGCCG GGCGAGAGCGAGCCTGCCATGGTTCCCGTGACGATGACCTTCCTGGAGAATCATGGGAAGAACATCCAGCTGTCCAATCAGAACCTGACGGCCACGCGAGTGTCGAGTTATAACCAGGGCCTGCTGGTCACAGCACACGCTCTGCCACGCCTGCAGCTCTTCCAG TTTCAGATCGACAGATTGAACACGTCGTGGACGTCGTCTCTGTCTCTGGGTTTGATCGCTCACTCTCCTGATCGCCTCAACTTCCCCTCCACGGCCTGCTGCCTTAAACGCTCCGTCTGGCTGCTGCAGCGAGACTCTGTCTTCCACAACTCACTGAAG ATCTGTGAGAACTTTGGGCCGAACTTGGACACGTGTCCTGAGGGGACGGTGCTGGGTCTGCTGGTGGACGCTAACAGCTGCCTCCACCTGTATGTGAACGGGATGGATCAGGGCGTGGCAGCGCAGGACATCCCGAGCCCCTGCTACCCGCTAATCGACCTGTACGGCCAGTGTGAACAg GTTACCATAGTGACCAGCCATATGGAGGCCGTGGGGGCGGAGAGCGGAGACACGCGCTGCCAAGGCGACATGGAGAAGGCCGACATGGTGGACG gaaTAAAGGAGAGTGTGTGCTGGACGCCTCCTCCTGAGGTCAACCCCAATAAGACGTGCGAGTACCAGGCTCTCTGCTCCAGATTTAAGGACCTGCTCACACTGCCTG ACGCGTACTTCAACCAGGACGCCAAGTACAACCTGTGTTACTGCGAGTCCTGCCACAAGCTGCGCGGGGACGAGGCCTACTACAAACGCGGAGAACCGCCCCGGGACTACGCTCTGCCCTTCGGCTGGTGCCGCTTCGCCCTGCG GATAAAGCCGCACTGTGACGTATCGAACTCCTATAAGAAGTGGCACATCGCGTACCATGGGACGAGTGTGGGGTCTCTGCGCCGTACGCTGGACCACAGCCAGCTTCTACCAG CAGACACGTCGTCCGTGTTCTCGGCGTCCCCGCTGAAGGTGGAGGGTCACGGCAGCTACAGTGAGCCGGAGGAGAACAGCGCCCCCGAGAGGGAGATCCCCCGCGTGCACCTCTCCCCCACCATGCGTTACTCCGGCCTCGAGGTCTTCGCCCCTAAAGTGCA ATTCCGTGACCCTCGCTCCCTGCGCTGTCATCACGCCCAGGTGGGATTCCAGGTGTGCGTGCGTCCCGGCTCCTACAAGGTCGGGCCTCAGTCTCTGGGCATCAGCGAGCCACTGGATCCCCGATTCAACAACACGGAGATCGAGTGGATCACCAAGGAGAAAGGAGGAACCCTGCTGTACGGCCTGCTCATCCGCGTGGAGtga